The proteins below are encoded in one region of Amycolatopsis magusensis:
- a CDS encoding VWA domain-containing protein yields the protein MGDLERWRLVLGAPAAGMTGLDGEAAAMDAALSWLYGRDPELAERGVRGGGSGDSSLTPVDWLDDVHRLFPKETVERLERDAVERYDIHEIVTDPEVLARVEPNPALLRAVLRTKHLMNPEVLTLARRIVAEVVRELMARMATEVKRGLTGTRLRRPSNFRQARDFDFRGTVRANLAHYQPASKRLLIEKPRFTSRGRRHTQPWQLVLLVDQSGSMVSSVIHAAVTAACLWGVPGLRTHLVAFDTNVVDLTSEVTDPVELLMKVQLGGGTDIARAVGYGAGLVDAPRRAIVAIVSDFYEGGDEGALVRTVRGLAGQGTHVLCLAALDEDANPDYDRALGQRLADAGAHVGAMTPGHLAEFVAERIGR from the coding sequence ATGGGCGACCTGGAGCGCTGGCGGCTGGTGCTCGGCGCACCGGCGGCGGGCATGACCGGGCTCGACGGCGAGGCCGCGGCCATGGACGCCGCGTTGTCGTGGCTGTACGGCCGCGACCCGGAACTGGCCGAACGCGGGGTACGCGGCGGCGGGAGCGGGGATTCGAGCCTCACGCCGGTCGACTGGCTCGACGACGTGCACCGCTTGTTCCCCAAGGAAACCGTCGAGCGGCTGGAGCGCGACGCGGTCGAGCGCTACGACATCCACGAGATCGTCACCGACCCGGAAGTGCTGGCGCGGGTCGAGCCGAACCCGGCGCTGCTGCGGGCCGTCCTGCGCACCAAGCACCTGATGAACCCCGAAGTGCTCACGCTGGCGCGGCGCATCGTGGCCGAGGTGGTCCGCGAGCTGATGGCCCGGATGGCGACCGAGGTGAAGCGCGGCCTGACCGGCACGCGGCTGCGCAGGCCGAGCAACTTCCGGCAGGCACGCGACTTCGACTTCCGGGGCACCGTGCGGGCCAACCTCGCGCACTACCAGCCCGCCTCGAAGCGCCTGCTGATCGAGAAACCCCGGTTCACCTCGCGCGGGCGGCGGCACACCCAGCCGTGGCAGCTGGTGCTGCTGGTGGACCAGTCCGGCTCGATGGTTTCCTCGGTGATCCACGCCGCGGTGACCGCCGCCTGCCTGTGGGGCGTGCCCGGCCTGCGCACCCACCTCGTCGCGTTCGACACGAACGTGGTCGACCTGACCTCGGAGGTGACCGACCCGGTGGAGCTGCTGATGAAGGTGCAGCTCGGCGGCGGCACGGACATCGCGCGCGCGGTCGGTTACGGCGCCGGCCTGGTGGACGCGCCTCGGCGGGCGATCGTCGCGATCGTGTCCGACTTCTACGAGGGCGGCGACGAGGGGGCGCTGGTGCGCACGGTGCGCGGGCTGGCCGGGCAGGGCACGCACGTGCTGTGCCTCGCGGCCCTCGACGAGGACGCGAATCCCGACTACGACCGGGCACTCGGCCAGCGGCTGGCCGACGCGGGCGCGCACGTGGGCGCGATGACGCCGGGCCACCTCGCGGAGTTCGTGGCGGAAAGGATCGGCCGGTGA